The segment GTGTATAAAAATTCATAACCATGAAAGACAAAACAAGGAAAATCAGTATTATTTGTGCCAAAGGCAATTTGGAGGATGTCTACGCCGCTCTTGTACTGGCTAATGGAGCAGTGATGGAAGGTATTGAAACCAGAATGTTTTTTACCTTTTTTGGGCTCGATGCTATTACAAAAAAAGGCAAACGTTACAAACGCTTGCATACAGCAACTGTAGGTAATCCAGCTTTAAGGCTTCCCAATGGTTGGCGAATGCCTACTTGGCTCGGCATGATACCTGGTATGGAGGCTTTTGTTTCTTGGATGATGAAGAAAAAAATGGCCAAATTGG is part of the Bacteroidales bacterium genome and harbors:
- a CDS encoding DsrE/DsrF/DrsH-like family protein — encoded protein: MKDKTRKISIICAKGNLEDVYAALVLANGAVMEGIETRMFFTFFGLDAITKKGKRYKRLHTATVGNPALRLPNGWRMPTWLGMIPGMEAFVSWMMKKKMAKLDIPDVEEFLDLITAGGGEIYACKLAMEMFGLSKDDLLPQVKDVLTVGDFYAKSEGEQSQIIFT